GATTCGTGATCTCGAAATGAAGAGacaatctaaaaaaaaaactcacataGACAGTTTTTAATAAAGAactcatcaatttcacacatatatGTCAAAATATGGAACATTGTGTTCAGTATACAAAAACACCCGAGTTCATTATGATGCTACGGGCGATGGAAGCATGACAAACTCCGGGTTCATGAGTTAGTTTATGAGATTGTAAACCAGCATGAATCACCGCTCAAAAGTTGATTTTTTGTTAACTCGACAAATAATTTATGAATCCCTTCATCGGAGGGCATTAACGAAGGCCATCAATGAATCAACATCCCTCTTCTCAGAGGCATACTTTATTGGCTTAGCTGAGTGTTTGGGGAAGAAAAGTATAGTGGGGAAGCTTCCCAACTGCAACTCGTTCTTCGAGTATTCCTTTTGTTCACCATCAGCTCTGAATTTTGCAACCTTCACACCAGAACCTGCCAGCTTCTCAGCCAATTCAAAATACGATGCTTCCATTGCCTGTTTAAAATTCAGACATAGATTCCGTGAGATTACAAGCCAAATGGCAAACGTTTTTCAACTAATTTGTGCACAGTTTGGAGCAGGGTTACCTGGCAAAAAGGGCACCATGGAGCATAGAGCACAACAACCCATGATTCTTTCCGGCTCTCCAATTTTGCCAAATTCTCAATTCCAGTCCTACTCAGTGTGACCAAGCTCTGGCTATTGAAAATGTCACTTTCAGTGGTAGCCACATTTCCATTAACTTGAGCTGCACCGTCTTCTTTCAGGTTCCCTTTATGAAGACCACACTCCTTGGCCTTGGCATCCTCCCACCACCACCTACCTTCCCTCTCATGTTGTCCTGGTAATACTGGTCTCGTGCAAGGCTCGCAACCAATGGATACAAATCCTTGGGCATGCAAAGAATTGACCGGCACATTCATCGCCCGGAGGAAATTCCAAATGTCTTTACCATCAACATTGGCAACCGGGTTCCACTTCACCAAGCTACCATCCCCACCATCCAAACCTTCGAAAACAGGATCCACCTGAACAACAGGAACTTCCGACCTAGTTCCCGGAGACTGATCTTTCCTTTGACCAGTAATCCAGGCACGCAACCCCTTGAGTGCTCTCCTCAAAGGCCTCACTTTCCTAACACGGCAGCATTCTTGGTGCCCATCCTCGTAAAATGAAAACAACCCTTTGCTCCTAACCAAGGCCTGAACTTCAACAGCATCAGGAAACATGTACTCAATACGAATCCCATAATGCTTCTCAACCTCATCAAAGAATCGGTAGGTTTCTGGGTTCAGCCTGCCAGTATCAAGGCTGAACACCCTAAATGGCCTACCAGTCAATTTTGCATACTCAATCAAAGCAACATCCTCCGCTCCACTGCAAAaggaataattaataaataaatacatctcATTACTGATTAACACTCAAAATTACCAGAACAGAAAATGGATCTAGTAATTTTAAAACATTCCATGAAATGCTTTGGCCGTATTAAGTTATTAACATTCAAACTACAATTACTAATTGTTAATGAAGCTAATGAATGTAGAGCTAAGGACTACCTGAAAGCAATAGCGATGTCGTTTCCAAATTTCTCCAGAGCCTTATCCATGATTTCGAGTGGAGAAGCATTGTTAAGTTCTTTGGCCAATTGCTCAAAATCCTCCACCTCAACTTTTTCCGACACTTCTATTAATCCACCATGAATTAATCCCGATCAAACCTTTGTAatcatcattaaattaaattttcaaaaaaagaaaaataagacttCGATGTTTTACCAGGAGCAGAGGTGGTTGCAGCATGAGAAAGCATGGAATCGTTCCTCTTTGGCTCCGCATTCACGGGCTTCACTGCGCAACGCTTTTGAGATAGATTCACCGTTGCATGGCGATCCGCTAGCCGAAATGAACCAATTTGCGGAACTGAAACcccccaaaaaataaataaacaaaaacatcaaCAAACATAATTAACCGGAAAAGAGAACATTTAAAAAGAAGACGAAATTAAATGTACTTTTGAGGTCAGAGGAGGCACTTGAA
The sequence above is drawn from the Gossypium hirsutum isolate 1008001.06 chromosome A05, Gossypium_hirsutum_v2.1, whole genome shotgun sequence genome and encodes:
- the LOC107958280 gene encoding 5'-adenylylsulfate reductase 2, chloroplastic produces the protein MAFAVTSSPAAISGSSFSRSSASSDLKIPQIGSFRLADRHATVNLSQKRCAVKPVNAEPKRNDSMLSHAATTSAPEVSEKVEVEDFEQLAKELNNASPLEIMDKALEKFGNDIAIAFSGAEDVALIEYAKLTGRPFRVFSLDTGRLNPETYRFFDEVEKHYGIRIEYMFPDAVEVQALVRSKGLFSFYEDGHQECCRVRKVRPLRRALKGLRAWITGQRKDQSPGTRSEVPVVQVDPVFEGLDGGDGSLVKWNPVANVDGKDIWNFLRAMNVPVNSLHAQGFVSIGCEPCTRPVLPGQHEREGRWWWEDAKAKECGLHKGNLKEDGAAQVNGNVATTESDIFNSQSLVTLSRTGIENLAKLESRKESWVVVLYAPWCPFCQAMEASYFELAEKLAGSGVKVAKFRADGEQKEYSKNELQLGSFPTILFFPKHSAKPIKYASEKRDVDSLMAFVNALR